A DNA window from Acidobacteriota bacterium contains the following coding sequences:
- a CDS encoding DNA repair protein RadA translates to MKPVSVFVCQSCGSQSPKWLGRCPGCGEWNSLVEEAAAPSPGRRGRAASSRAVSLADVRPPEGSRLATGNAEV, encoded by the coding sequence GTGAAACCCGTCAGCGTCTTCGTCTGCCAGTCCTGCGGATCCCAAAGTCCCAAGTGGCTCGGGCGCTGCCCAGGCTGCGGGGAATGGAACAGCCTCGTGGAGGAGGCCGCCGCCCCGTCCCCAGGCCGGCGCGGTCGCGCCGCCTCCTCCCGCGCGGTGTCCCTGGCCGACGTGAGGCCCCCCGAAGGGAGCCGGCTCGCCACCGGAAACGCCGAGGTGGA